The genomic region ATCTCGCGGCGGAGGAAGGAATTACGATCGTACCGTTACCCGGGGCGTCGGCGCTCACGGCGCTTCTTTCAGCCGGAGGGTTTCCCGCCGACAGGGCGGTATTCCTCGGCTTCCTCTCGAAAAAGGAAGGCAAGGCGATGAAGGAACTCGCCGCATTCCGCGAGATAGAGTGCGTGATCACCGTCTATGTTTCGTCGCACCAGTTAAAAAAGATACTCGGATGCATTAATAAAATATTCGGAAATGTCGAAATTATAATAGGAAGGGAGATGACTAAGGTGAACGAGGAGTTTATCCGCGGAAGGGCGGACGAGCTTCGGGAACGCCCCATCACCGAAAAAGGAGAGTTCGCGATACTGATCAATAACCACCGCGAACGGAAAAAAGTTGAGGACGAGGACTGAGGATTGACCGCCGGATGCAAGATTTTTCCGGCAAGGGATAAGAAAAGAAAAAAGAGACGTTTTGAAATATAAAGAATATCGGGGTAGTGACCGATAATATATTGTGAGGAAGGAGGTTTCCTATGGAAATCA from Brevinematales bacterium harbors:
- the rsmI gene encoding 16S rRNA (cytidine(1402)-2'-O)-methyltransferase codes for the protein MSGILYVVATPIGNLGDITLRALETLKSVDMIACENPVHSLKLLNHFEIKKRLLEYSPANEANSAKGIVSLLKDGKNIALVSDSGTPCVSDPGTRLTHLAAEEGITIVPLPGASALTALLSAGGFPADRAVFLGFLSKKEGKAMKELAAFREIECVITVYVSSHQLKKILGCINKIFGNVEIIIGREMTKVNEEFIRGRADELRERPITEKGEFAILINNHRERKKVEDED